The Pochonia chlamydosporia 170 chromosome 1, whole genome shotgun sequence genome window below encodes:
- a CDS encoding HLH transcription factor (similar to Metarhizium acridum CQMa 102 XP_007811645.1), translating to MPRPALPPTPGSSTDIKGQDGVQNLSSIHLSFELPPPAIHDASRISPIDTKHASSARTASYPATLTSSSPRAVYPLQAAETVKSRRRSSAAAKDTKDNSSFALPPPPTRSRKIIQMKPRAQEESAAEASSAKDKDSGRAGGKGAAGTAKTAANKNNQASADAIGGGAQGKKKQPSATSAAGRKIARKTAHSLIERRRRSKMNEEFAVLKSMIPACTGEMHKLAILQASIDYVRYLEDCVAKLKAQHGEKSREEAAHNSLPSIRDFHPTFHADPSGDVDMSDSDTASPLFTAQPDHAHPSISPGLQADGARHRHRQQSYSSVSTDQRHYSFSTSAGASPAFGPQPHGAYAQSSASGSTLTSPALNPQSDLDQEATAALLMLNNDRRGTNAGLNARGLSVRDLLST from the exons ATGCCTCGACCAGCCCTTCCGCCAACCCCTGGCTCTTCCACAGATATTAAGGGCCAGGACGGCGTGCAGAATCTCTCTTCCATTCATCTCTCCTTTGAACTACCACCGCCTGCCATCCATGATGCGTCGCGCATCTCACCTATCGATACCAAGCACGCCTCTTCTGCTCGGACAGCGTCGTATCCAGCCACACTaacttcatcatcgcctCGAGCCGTTTATCCGTTGCAGGCGGCTGAGACAGTCAAATCACGACGTCGGTCAtctgctgccgccaaggaTACCAAGGACAATTCTTCATTTGCActtccccctcctcccaCCAGGTCGCGAAAGATTATCCAAATGAAGCCTCGAGCACAAGAAGAATCGGCCGCTGAGGCTTCATCcgccaaggacaaggactCTGGCAGGGCCGGAGGCAAGGGGGCAGCCGGAACGGCAAAGACGGCAGCTAACAAGAACAATCAAGCCTCTGCCGATGCCATTGGTGGTGGAGCCcagggaaagaagaagcaacCAAGTGCCACGAGCGCTGCCGGGCGCAAGATTGCCAGAAAGACCGCCCACAGCTTGATTGAgaggcgacgacgaagcaaGATGAATGAAGAGTTTGCCGTTCTCAAGAGTATGATTCCTGCATGCACGGGCGAAATGCACAAGCTTGCCATTCTCCAG GCATCGATTGACTATGTGCGATATCTTGAAGACTGTGTTGCCAAACTAAAGGCGCAGCACGGAGAAAAGAGCCGGGAAGAGGCTGCGCACAACTCGCTGCCCTCCATCCGCGATTTTCATCCCACATTTCACGCAGACCCATCCGGCGATGTGGACATGTCCGATTCTGACACGGCGTCGCCTCTCTTCACCGCACAGCCAGATCACGCACACCCGTCCATCTCGCCGGGCCTACAGGCGGATGGTGcccgtcaccgtcaccggCAGCAGTCGTACTCGTCCGTATCCACGGACCAGCGACACTACAGCTTCAGCACGTCGGCTGGAGCATCCCCGGCGTTTGGACCCCAACCGCACGGCGCCTATGCACAAAGCAGTGCGTCCGGATCGACATTGACAAGCCCGGCGCTGAACCCGCAGTCCGACCTTGACCAGGAAGCCACGGCGGCGCTGTTGATGCTGAATAATGATCGACGCGGCACCAACGCCGGCCTCAACGCTCGCGGCTTGTCAGTTCGGGATTTGCTTAGCACCTGA
- a CDS encoding delta-1-pyrroline-5-carboxylate dehydrogenase, mitochondrial precursor (similar to Aspergillus terreus NIH2624 XP_001208681.1) — protein sequence MKSAVFGRAGAQSLRSVSKTSQRMSMGTLATFKTPKVANEPNHHYAKGSAQRQGLTAAIESFQKKVPIEVPVVVGGKEIKTSAVSHQLNPSDHASKVANYHTATTADVNKAIEAALAAKPAWEALPFSDRAAVFLKAADLIANKYRYEIMAATVLGQGKNAWQAEIDAAAELADFFRFNVHYAQELLTQQPEHNSPGLWNRLEYRPLEGFVYAVSPFNFTAIAGNLPGAPALMGNVVVWKPSDFAIASNWLVYQILLEAGLPKDVIQFVPGNPVEITKTVLAHKEFTGLHYTGSTAVFRQLYGAIGQGVAEGRYRSYPRIVGETGGKNFHLIHPSADIDNAVMHTIRGAFEFQGQKCSATSRLYVPKSIWPEFKQKLAAEVDKLNVGEPWNHTNFCGPVIHAASFKKLSGAIDEAKTDKEIQLVAGGKYDSSKGYFVHPTVFQTTNPAHKFLSTEFFGPILTTYVYDDAAPDAFGKACELVDSTSEYGLTGAVFASDREAIRFAEDKLRNAAGNFYINCKSTGAVVGQQAFGGARASGTDDKAGSSNLLTRFVNIRALKEEFNATTKVPYPSNEA from the exons ATGAAGTCGGCTGTTTTTGGCAGGGCTGGAGCTCAGAGCCTCCGCTCGGTGAGCAAGACGTCCCAACGGATGAGTATGGGCACTCTCGCCACCTTCAAGACACCCAAGGTGGCCAACGAGCCAAAT CATCACTACGCCAAAGGCAGTGCTCAGCGCCAGGGCTTGACTGCGGCGATTGAGAGCTTCCAGAAAAAGGTCCCCATTGAGGTTCCCGTCGTTGTTGGTGGCAAAGAG ATCAAGACTTCTGCCGTCTCCCACCAGCTCAACCCGTCCGACCACGCCAGCAAGGTCGCCAACTATCACACTGCCACGACGGCCGAcgtcaacaaggccattgaAGCTGCTCTGGCTGCCAAGCCCGCGTGGGAGGCTCTCCCCTTCTCCGACCGTGCCGCCGTCTTCCTCAAGGCCGCCGacctcattgccaacaagtATCGCTATGAGATCATGGCCGCCACCGTGCTCGGCCAGGGCAAGAATGCGTGGCAGGCCGAGATTGACGCTGCCGCCGAGCTGGCAGACTTTTTCCGCTTCAACGTCCACTATGCCCAGGAGCTCCTCACTCAGCAACCGGAGCACAACTCTCCCGGCCTGTGGAACCGCCTCGAGTACCGTCCTCTCGAGGGTTTCGTCTACGCCGTGAGCCCCTTCAACTTTACAGCTATTGCAGGCAACCTGCCCGGTGCCCCGGCCTTGATGGGCAACGTCGTCGTCTGGAAGCCCAgtgactttgccattgcctccaACTGGCTGGTCTACCAGATCCTCCTCGAGGCTGGCCTGCCCAAGGACGTCATCCAGTTCGTCCCCGGTAACCCGGTCGAGATTACCAAGACGGTCCTTGCCCACAAGGAGTTCACCGGTCTTCACTACACTGGCAGCACAGCCGTCTTCCGCCAGCTGTACGGCGCCATTGGTCAGGGCGTTGCCGAGGGCCGCTACCGATCGTACCCCCGAATTGTTGGCGAGACGGGCGGCAAGAACTTCCACTTGATTCACCCTTCGgccgacattgacaatgccgTCATGCACACCATCCGCGGTGCCTTTGAGTTCCAGGGCCAAAAGTGCAGCGCCACGTCTCGCCTCTACGTCCCCAAGTCCATCTGGCCCGAGTTCAAGCAGAAGCTCGCCGCCGAGGTTGACAAGCTCAACGTTGGCGAGCCCTGGAACCACACCAACTTTTGCGGCCCTGTCATCCACGCGGCTTCCTTCaagaagctgtctggtgccattgacGAGGCCAAGACCGACAAGGAGATCCAACTCGTCGCCGGCGGCAAGTATGACTCGTCCAAGGGCTACTTTGTCCACCCAACCGTTTTCCAGACCACCAACCCTGCGCACAAGTTCCTGTCTACCGAGTTCTTTGGCCCCATCCTGACCACCTACGTGTATGACGATGCCGCTCCCGACGCCTTTGGCAAGGCCTGTGAGCTTGTCGACTCGACCTCCGAGTACGGTCTTACGGGTGCTGTCTTTGCAAGCGACCGCGAGGCCATCCGCTTCGCCGAGGACAAGCTGCGCAACGCCGCCGGCAACTTTTACATCAACTGCAAGAGCACTGGTGCCGTTGTTGGCCAGCAGGCCTTTGGTGGTGCCCGCGCATCCGGTACCGACGACAAGGCCGGCAGCTCCAACTTGCTCACCCGATTTGTCAACATTCGCGCTCTCAAGGAAGAGTTTAACGCAACCACAAAGGTTCCCTATCCCAGCAATGAGGCGTAA